A genomic stretch from Acropora palmata chromosome 13, jaAcrPala1.3, whole genome shotgun sequence includes:
- the LOC141863827 gene encoding 52 kDa repressor of the inhibitor of the protein kinase-like translates to MVQGDPVYRKEDCSQYDIGLVFKDICSYSDQDKLKFIENVWKPGVHFDFPVSVECLNSKRHFVWGWLKRFPWLAYSKSLTGAFCLPCVLFGVQCGRNLNKLDKLYKTPLTLWTSARSRFTKHASGKCEMHTFSVLVMDNFLRIMRRESVPIDQQQITRNRQFLKSLFKTIIFCGRNNIALRGPRDDDPQNASLSGNFQALLEFRIDSGDQTLQHHLRTAPRNVTYISETIQNEMITTVGAVKVDNLSQEIRDSKYFSIMSDEAADISNKENLSVVIRFLDSTKTVREEFVGFYLCEDGTTGAAIKDLIIGPVVDLGMSMDDCRGQCYDGAGNMSERLNGASSLIRAEHDKAIYVHCMNHRLNLCIADTCQLPLVQNMIDVVRKLSESFDNSPKRQQHLINKIRLLMPAANHFVLVNVCRTRWIECIDGMDRIVELLHPVVATLEDISMNTNGPNDGSNWNQNSRNDAQALINAITFPFIITVVIVRHILDLTRPLTLRLQKKAMDLLKGKEEIVLLKAALRGMQTDLNTRHHALYEEAVTLARSASVEPSMPRIIQRQVYRNNAPAPTPEDYYRINLTTDFLNHALMQLDNRFEDDVFVSYKGFSVIPSILLATDPIWKDDVREFRDHYRQDIPNQAHLPAELLLWERMWKEKRDRMEDIPDSIGATLDQIDKDAYVNTYTMLQILITIPISSASCERSISALRNLKTYLRNTMVQDRLNG, encoded by the coding sequence ATGGTTCAGGGCGATCCAGTGTATCGAAAGGAGGACTGTTCTCAGTATGATATTGGCTTGGTTTTCAAGGACATCTGCTCCTATTCGGACCAGGACAAGCTGAAGTTCATAGAGAATGTGTGGAAACCAGGTgtgcattttgattttccaGTGTCAGTAGAATGTTTGAATTCTAAGCGTCATTTTGTGTGGGGCTGGCTGAAAAGATTTCCCTGGCTAGCCTACTCTAAATCTCTCACTGGTGCATTTTGTTTACCgtgtgttttgtttggagTCCAGTGTGGGCGAAACTTAAATAAACTCGACAAATTGTACAAAACTCCACTCACACTATGGACGTCTGCCAGGTCACGTTTTACCAAACATGCGAGTGGAAAATGTGAGATGCATACCTTTTCAGTGCTTGTGATGGATAATTTTTTGAGAATTATGAGAAGAGAATCCGTCCCAATTGATCAACAGCAAATCACAAGAAATCGCCAATTTCTGAAATCCCTATTCAAGACAATAATTTTCTGTGGAAGAAACAACATAGCCCTCAGAGGTCCACGGGATGATGATCCACAAAATGCCAGTCTTTCTGGAAACTTTCAAGCACTATTAGAATTTCGAATTGACAGCGGCGACCAAACACTGCAACATCACTTGAGAACTGCACCCAGAAATGTGACATATATTTCGGAAACCATTCAAAACGAGATGATTACAACTGTGGGTGCTGTCAAAGTGGATAATTTGTCACAGGAAATCAGGGatagcaaatatttttctatTATGTCTGACGAGGCAGCTGACatatcaaacaaagaaaatctcTCAGTGGTTATCAGATTTCTTGATTCGACTAAAACAGTCAGGGAAGAGTTTGTGGGATTCTACCTTTGTGAGGATGGAACGACAGGAGCAGCTATCAAAGATTTAATAATTGGCCCTGTAGTTGATTTAGGAATGTCTATGGATGACTGTCGTGGCCAATGTTATGATGGTGCAGGCAATATGTCTGAGCGCTTGAATGGGGCCTCATCACTTATTAGGGCTGAACATGACAAGGCTATCTATGTTCACTGCATGAACCATAGACTTAACTTGTGCATTGCTGACACATGCCAATTGCCACTTGTTCAAAACATGATTGATGTTGTAAGAAAGCTCTCAGAATCTTTTGATAATTCTCCAAAGAGACAGCAGCATTTGATCAACAAGATTAGATTACTGATGCCTGCTGCTAACCACTTTGTTCTGGTAAATGTGTGTCGAACAAGGTGGATTGAGTGCATTGATGGTATGGACCGAATTGTGGAGCTTCTTCACCCAGTTGTGGCTACACTTGAAGACATTTCAATGAACACAAATGGTCCTAACGATGGGTCGAACTGGAATCAGAACAGTAGAAATGATGCACAAGCCTTAATTAATGCAATCACATTTccttttattattactgttgtcATTGTAAGACACATTTTAGACTTAACCAGACCACTCACACTTAGGCTACAAAAGAAAGCAATGGATCTTCTCAAAGGAAAAGAGGAAATCGTTCTGTTAAAAGCAGCCTTACGAGGAATGCAAACTGACCTTAATACTAGACACCATGCTCTCTACGAAGAAGCTGTTACTCTAGCAAGAAGTGCTTCGGTAGAGCCAAGCATGCCAAGGATAATTCAGAGGCAAGTTTACAGGAACAATGCACCAGCCCCAACCCCTGAAGACTACTACAGAATCAATCTGACAACAGACTTCCTTAACCATGCTCTCATGCAACTAGACAATAGATTTGAAGATGATGTTTTTGTTAGCTACAAAGGATTTTCTGTGATTCCTTCTATTTTGTTGGCTACTGACCCTATTTGGAAAGATGATGTTAGGGAATTTCGTGATCATTACAGACAAGATATCCCTAATCAAGCACATTTACCAGCAGAGCTTTTGTTATGGGAAAGAATGTGGAAGGAGAAAAGGGATAGAATGGAAGACATCCCTGATAGTATAGGTGCAACCCTGGACCAAATTGACAAGGATGCTTATGTGAATACATATACTATGCTTCAAATCCTGATAACCATTCCTATTTCATCTGCATCTTGTGAAAGGTCCATCTCTGCCTTGAGAAATCTGAAGACTTATTTGAGAAATACAATGGTCCAGGATAGACTGAATGGATAA